One Paroedura picta isolate Pp20150507F chromosome 3, Ppicta_v3.0, whole genome shotgun sequence genomic window carries:
- the LOC143831224 gene encoding olfactory receptor 13H1-like — MGPPNDTVVTQFILIGLSEDLRTRALFFGIILVAYVISFLGNGLIIILSVADPQLHTPMYFFICILSSIDFILSNYILPEVLFNCLLSRPAVSFYKCLTQMYIGLFLVSTECTLLAIMAYDRFAAICQPLRYMQIMSWKLCISLVAVSMAFSAVTVLITALLQPTDFCGRNVINHFACELQSFLKLACSDTRASELFMHVSSLFLLIPPFGFIVVTYGRIGWAVMLIRSKEGRKKAFSTCSSHMAVVSVFYGTIMIRYVKPQQTSLDQDKMIALTYGVLTPTLNPVIYSLRNRDVKGAFWRVFKRKRSE; from the coding sequence ATGGGCCCTCCAAATGATACAGTGGTGACTCAATTCATCCTGATTGGGTTATCTGAAGACCTCCGAACACGGGCTTTGTTCTTTGGGATCATCTTGGTAGCTTACGTCATAAGCTTTCTGGGAAATGGACTCATCATCATTCTGAGTGTCGCCGATCCCCAGCTCCAtactcccatgtatttcttcatTTGCATCCTCTCCTCCATCGACTTCATCCTCTCCAACTATATACTTCCGGAGGTCCTGTTCAACTGCTTGCTTTCCAGGCCTGCAGTCTCCTTCTACAAATGCCTGACCCAGATGTACATCGGTCTGTTTctcgtctccactgaatgcaccCTGCTGGCCATTATGGCTTATGACCGCTTTGCGGCCATCTGCCAGCCCCTTCGCTACATGCAGATCATGAGCTGGAAACTTTGCATCAGTCTGGTGGCTGTCTCCATGGCTTTCTCCGCCGTGACCGTCCTGATCACGGCGCTCCTGCAGCCGACGGACTTCTGCGGACGAAATGTCATCAACCATTTTGCATGCGAGCTACAATCGTTCCTCAAGCTGGCCTGTTCCGACACTCGTGCTAGCGAGCTCTTCATGCACGTCTCCAGCCTCTTCCTCTTAATACCGCCCTTTGGCTTCATCGTTGTGACGTACGGACGCATAGGCTGGGCGGTGATGCTCATCCGCTCGAAAGAAGGGCGCAAGAAGGCCTTCTCCACCTGTAGCTCCCACATGGCGGTGGTCAGTGTCTTTTACGGAACCATCATGATCCGGTACGTGAAGCCTCAACAGACTTCATTGGATCAAGATAAGATGATAGCTTTAACATACGGGGTCTTGACTCCCACGCTGAACCCTGTGATCTACAGCTTGAGGAACAGGGATGTGAAGGGAGCTTTCTggagagtttttaaaaggaaaaggtcGGAATAA